From a region of the Streptacidiphilus albus JL83 genome:
- a CDS encoding class I SAM-dependent methyltransferase, whose protein sequence is MDQSTSAPNLRPDILAHYELGQEADRLSRRTGTGRLEFLRTKDLLSRTLPTPPALVLDVGGGSGVYAAWLAQQGYRVELVDPVPLHVEQAGRQPGVSARLGDARDLHDAADASVDVVLLLGPLYHLQEREERLAALGEARRVTRPGGIVVAATINRFSALHDSLAKGVYYTPERRVVIDAGTENGRHIPRPEGSDFTTAFFHAPEQIAEEFTEAGLGPSRQYGIEGAAWLMPNTATDLDDPERTEVLLAALRRTESVPSLLGASSHLLTVAERG, encoded by the coding sequence ATGGACCAATCCACCAGCGCGCCGAACCTGCGTCCGGACATCCTCGCCCACTACGAACTCGGCCAGGAGGCCGACCGGCTGAGCAGAAGGACCGGCACCGGCCGGCTCGAATTCCTGCGCACCAAGGACCTACTGAGCCGCACCCTGCCGACCCCGCCCGCCCTGGTCCTCGACGTCGGCGGCGGCAGCGGCGTCTACGCCGCGTGGCTCGCCCAGCAGGGCTACCGGGTCGAGCTCGTCGATCCGGTCCCGCTCCATGTGGAGCAGGCCGGCCGGCAGCCCGGTGTCTCGGCCCGGCTCGGCGATGCCCGCGACCTCCACGACGCTGCGGACGCCTCCGTCGACGTGGTCCTGCTGCTCGGCCCGCTGTACCACCTCCAGGAGCGGGAGGAGCGCCTGGCCGCGCTCGGAGAGGCCCGCCGGGTCACCAGGCCGGGCGGGATCGTCGTCGCCGCGACGATCAACCGATTCAGCGCTCTGCACGACAGCCTGGCCAAGGGGGTCTACTACACCCCGGAACGCCGGGTCGTCATCGACGCGGGCACCGAGAACGGCCGCCACATTCCCCGCCCGGAGGGCTCGGACTTCACCACGGCGTTCTTCCACGCGCCCGAGCAGATCGCCGAGGAGTTCACCGAGGCCGGGCTAGGTCCCAGCCGGCAGTACGGCATCGAGGGCGCCGCATGGCTCATGCCCAATACCGCCACCGACCTCGACGACCCCGAGCGCACCGAGGTCCTGCTCGCCGCCCTGCGCCGGACCGAGAGCGTCCCCTCGCTCCTCGGCGCGAGCAGCCATTTGCTCACCGTGGCGGAGCGGGGCTGA
- a CDS encoding phosphatase PAP2 family protein, with protein sequence MQNLTLSWQSAGALGATVYAGSLLVRRTGRASSALVLREIATVVGLFAVWQFAGQASVMGTGDAVSRGEWIWNAERGLGLPSEAALQRLVLPHPLLVQGANYYYASMHFGLMIALLAWVFFRHRESYPWVRGTLVLVTAMSLAVQLIPVAPPRLLPDSGMVDTAVQYGQSVYGTTIDGLQADAYSAMPSVHVAWCLLVAVAVIRISPSRWRWLVLLHPLITVTVVVVTANHYWLDGVAAVLLLLLSYLLQWSGARGLRRLRSRRQVLLPEGRSDPVRIPTS encoded by the coding sequence ATGCAGAACCTCACGCTGTCCTGGCAGTCCGCCGGGGCCCTGGGCGCGACGGTGTATGCCGGCTCGCTGCTGGTCCGCCGGACCGGCCGCGCCTCCTCCGCCCTGGTGCTGCGTGAGATCGCCACCGTGGTCGGCCTGTTCGCGGTGTGGCAGTTCGCCGGTCAGGCCTCGGTGATGGGGACCGGCGACGCCGTCTCGCGGGGGGAGTGGATCTGGAACGCCGAGCGCGGACTCGGCCTGCCGAGCGAGGCGGCGCTGCAGCGCCTGGTGCTGCCGCATCCGCTCCTGGTCCAGGGCGCCAACTACTACTACGCCTCCATGCACTTCGGACTGATGATCGCGCTGCTCGCCTGGGTGTTCTTCCGGCACCGCGAGTCCTATCCGTGGGTGCGCGGGACGCTGGTGCTGGTCACCGCGATGTCGCTGGCGGTCCAGCTGATCCCGGTGGCCCCGCCCCGGCTGCTTCCGGACTCCGGAATGGTCGACACGGCGGTCCAGTACGGCCAGTCCGTGTACGGGACGACGATCGACGGGCTGCAGGCCGACGCCTACTCGGCGATGCCGTCCGTGCATGTCGCCTGGTGCCTGCTGGTGGCGGTGGCGGTGATCCGGATCAGCCCGAGCCGCTGGCGCTGGCTGGTGCTGCTCCATCCGCTGATCACGGTGACCGTGGTCGTGGTGACGGCCAATCACTACTGGCTGGACGGGGTGGCGGCGGTGCTCCTGCTGCTGCTCAGCTACCTGCTGCAGTGGTCGGGCGCCCGGGGGCTGCGCCGCCTGCGGTCGCGCCGGCAGGTCTTGCTGCCCGAGGGGCGGTCCGATCCGGTGCGGATCCCGACGAGCTGA
- a CDS encoding alpha/beta fold hydrolase produces MTLSYDAFLVGDGPVLVLLHSSVCDRRMWEPQWQPLIDAGFRVVRCDFRGFGDTPAAERPHTHAGDVLELLDVLGIDTAALVGSSYGGRVALEIAASSPERVDSLALLCAAPPEQPGSSGEDPSAELLAFATQEEALLDRGDIAAAVELNVDTWLGPEAGSAARGAVRQMQHRAFDVQLGAGEEFDGGYGPVELSAVTARCLAVSGRHDFVDFRTAARGLPDRIAGAIHRELDWAGHFPGLERPAEVTALLIAFLGTVRPV; encoded by the coding sequence ATGACGCTCTCCTATGACGCCTTTCTCGTCGGCGACGGCCCGGTACTGGTACTGCTCCACTCCTCGGTCTGCGACCGCAGGATGTGGGAACCCCAATGGCAGCCGCTGATCGACGCAGGGTTTCGCGTGGTCCGCTGCGACTTCCGCGGATTCGGCGACACGCCGGCGGCGGAGCGACCACACACCCATGCGGGTGATGTTCTGGAACTCCTCGACGTTCTCGGAATCGACACGGCTGCCCTCGTCGGCTCGTCCTACGGCGGCCGAGTCGCCCTGGAAATTGCCGCGAGCTCACCCGAGCGGGTGGATTCGCTGGCGCTGCTCTGCGCAGCACCTCCCGAGCAGCCCGGTTCCTCGGGGGAGGACCCCAGCGCTGAGCTTCTTGCCTTCGCGACGCAGGAGGAGGCACTGCTCGACCGTGGCGACATTGCCGCAGCGGTCGAGCTCAACGTCGACACCTGGCTCGGCCCGGAGGCCGGCAGCGCAGCCCGCGGAGCCGTGCGACAGATGCAACACCGGGCCTTTGACGTCCAGTTGGGTGCGGGCGAGGAATTCGACGGAGGCTACGGGCCGGTCGAGCTGAGCGCCGTGACGGCCCGATGCCTGGCCGTCTCAGGCCGCCATGACTTCGTGGATTTTCGGACGGCGGCCCGCGGACTGCCCGACCGGATCGCCGGAGCCATCCATCGGGAGTTGGACTGGGCGGGCCACTTTCCGGGGCTGGAGCGGCCCGCAGAGGTCACGGCCCTGCTGATCGCCTTCCTGGGCACGGTGCGGCCGGTTTGA
- a CDS encoding benzoate/H(+) symporter BenE family transporter — translation MTATEPHSGTTTPPTTPATPPTDSAAAPATDRTSDIGPPLTAGVLTALVGFTSSFVLVLTALRAVGADPREAESGLFLLCLAMGGLALWHGLRHRQPLSFAWSTPGAALLINAGHHSGGYRYAVGAFLLAGLLITLTGLWGTLRNWVSAIPTALATALLAGVLLPLCLAPVEAAAHLPSLALPAIVVWAVLTRFARRWATPAALVAAALMLLIHHSLRLGPAGDLLPIPVLTAPAFSLGALVGIAVPLYVITMASQNIAGLAVLNHFGYRPPTRSLLVSTGLTTVVGAAGGLYMVNLAAITAALSAGPDAHPDRNRRWIASVTAGVVYLLLGLTAGLWVALLASAPPLLIEAVAGLALLGTLGSALSAALAQEEGREAAVITFVISASGISVLGIGAPFWGLVVGLGAHLLLSRTGTPKPSPASR, via the coding sequence ATGACCGCCACCGAACCGCACAGCGGAACCACCACGCCGCCCACCACACCCGCCACACCGCCCACCGACTCTGCCGCCGCGCCTGCCACTGACCGGACCTCGGACATCGGACCGCCGCTCACCGCCGGTGTGCTCACCGCCCTCGTCGGCTTCACCAGTTCCTTCGTCCTGGTCCTCACCGCCCTGCGGGCCGTCGGCGCAGACCCCCGCGAAGCCGAGTCCGGACTCTTCCTGCTCTGCCTCGCCATGGGCGGTCTGGCCCTCTGGCACGGCCTCCGCCACCGGCAGCCGCTCAGCTTCGCCTGGTCGACCCCGGGCGCCGCCCTCCTCATCAACGCCGGCCACCACAGCGGCGGCTACCGCTACGCCGTGGGCGCCTTCCTGCTCGCCGGACTGCTGATCACCCTCACCGGACTCTGGGGCACGCTCCGCAACTGGGTCTCCGCCATCCCCACGGCGCTCGCCACCGCCCTCCTGGCCGGCGTGCTGCTCCCGCTCTGCCTCGCCCCGGTCGAGGCCGCCGCCCACCTGCCGTCACTGGCCCTGCCGGCAATCGTGGTCTGGGCGGTGCTGACCCGGTTCGCGCGTCGCTGGGCGACCCCGGCCGCGCTGGTCGCCGCGGCCCTCATGCTGCTGATCCACCACTCGCTCCGGCTGGGACCGGCGGGCGACCTGCTCCCGATCCCGGTGCTCACCGCCCCCGCCTTCAGCCTGGGCGCGCTGGTCGGGATAGCCGTGCCGCTCTACGTCATCACCATGGCCTCGCAGAACATCGCCGGCCTCGCCGTGCTCAACCACTTCGGCTACCGGCCACCCACCCGGTCCCTGCTGGTCAGCACCGGGCTGACCACCGTGGTCGGCGCGGCCGGCGGCCTCTACATGGTCAACCTGGCCGCCATCACCGCCGCCCTGTCCGCCGGCCCGGACGCCCACCCGGACCGCAACCGGCGCTGGATCGCCTCCGTCACCGCAGGCGTGGTCTACCTGCTCCTCGGATTGACGGCGGGCCTCTGGGTCGCGCTGCTGGCATCGGCCCCGCCGCTGCTGATCGAGGCGGTGGCCGGCCTGGCCCTGCTCGGCACCCTCGGCTCGGCCCTCTCCGCCGCGCTCGCCCAGGAGGAGGGACGCGAGGCGGCGGTCATCACCTTCGTCATCAGCGCCTCCGGCATCTCGGTCCTCGGTATCGGCGCTCCCTTCTGGGGCCTCGTGGTAGGTCTCGGCGCCCACCTGCTGCTGTCCCGGACCGGAACGCCCAAGCCGAGCCCTGCCTCCCGATAA
- a CDS encoding helix-turn-helix domain-containing protein → MVQPRTDESAAALGSRIRRLRVERGVSLSELAGRAGIGKATLSGLETGSRNPTVETLYAVAAQLGVPLAALLAEPMSGGAPEMHGEAVTATLLEAFVDGGVSTELYRLRIRPGRVQTSPGHGPGVVEYLTVFSGTARVGPVGAPVDVPAGGHGHWSCDGPHTYAALGSTPVEASLLIRHPLPDRAG, encoded by the coding sequence ATGGTTCAGCCAAGAACGGACGAGTCCGCCGCTGCGCTGGGCAGCCGTATCCGCCGGCTGCGGGTCGAGCGCGGGGTGAGCCTCTCCGAGCTGGCCGGTCGGGCGGGCATCGGCAAGGCCACACTGTCCGGGCTGGAGACGGGCAGTCGCAATCCGACGGTGGAGACGCTGTATGCAGTGGCCGCGCAGCTGGGCGTCCCGTTGGCGGCGCTGCTGGCGGAGCCGATGTCCGGCGGCGCTCCCGAGATGCACGGCGAGGCGGTGACCGCGACGCTGCTGGAGGCGTTCGTGGACGGCGGCGTCAGTACCGAGCTGTACCGGCTGCGGATCCGCCCCGGTCGGGTGCAGACCTCGCCCGGCCATGGACCGGGGGTCGTCGAGTACCTGACCGTCTTCAGCGGGACGGCGCGGGTCGGGCCGGTCGGGGCGCCGGTGGACGTACCCGCCGGAGGCCACGGCCACTGGTCCTGCGACGGCCCGCACACCTATGCGGCCCTGGGCTCCACGCCGGTCGAGGCGAGCCTGCTGATCAGGCACCCGCTGCCGGATCGGGCCGGGTGA
- a CDS encoding acetate uptake transporter, with translation MSNEAAVAQQSRTLSLGAAAGPLGYLALGLTLLAFGLLGTGVLSGTGVRNAGTMALLVGGLTLFVSGLLEFRGGNAATGTAFVVLGAFWGTWAEAGPAGKNAAGLFLVLWALLALTMTAAQWGSGSLVRDVYALFTVALVLMAVSAFAGNDTVGKIGGWVAAVAGLLAWYSATSALAGGSWGRVSLPVR, from the coding sequence GTGAGCAACGAAGCCGCGGTGGCACAGCAGTCCCGCACCCTCTCCCTCGGCGCCGCAGCCGGCCCGCTCGGTTACCTCGCCCTCGGCCTCACCCTCCTCGCCTTCGGCCTTCTCGGCACCGGCGTGCTCAGCGGCACCGGCGTCCGCAACGCCGGCACCATGGCCCTCCTCGTCGGCGGGCTGACCCTGTTCGTCTCCGGCCTGCTGGAGTTCCGCGGCGGCAACGCCGCCACCGGCACCGCCTTCGTCGTCCTCGGCGCGTTCTGGGGCACCTGGGCCGAGGCCGGTCCGGCCGGCAAGAACGCAGCCGGCCTCTTCCTCGTCCTCTGGGCCCTGCTCGCCCTCACCATGACCGCCGCCCAGTGGGGCAGCGGATCACTGGTGCGCGACGTCTACGCCCTGTTCACGGTCGCCCTGGTGCTGATGGCCGTCTCCGCCTTCGCGGGCAACGACACCGTCGGCAAGATCGGTGGCTGGGTCGCCGCCGTGGCCGGACTGCTGGCCTGGTACAGCGCGACCTCGGCGCTGGCCGGCGGCAGTTGGGGACGGGTGTCGCTCCCCGTCCGCTGA
- a CDS encoding SpoIIE family protein phosphatase: MVTARATATFEPVGRSVASARAFVRDTLQGWGFNEVVDDAVVLASELVTNAVVHAGTAAEVLCLRHEHSVRIEVADRYPHRVLPVFDGAFYGTVPDPGCEPQEPTVPAPSRASGSGAPAAGHAGLQELHAVPGLPGVRDGAALEQRLLEAGGYEPSHADLEREGGRGLLLCATLASTWGVDYTPTRKRVWYQLDLPARAAGTRFAGPLTPDELLPATDSGVRVAVVQIDADSRIIGWNADAEALFSLPAAKALGQPFGAFAAWPQTPGTGLGLEEALRLSRWEGSYGLRGGDGRVLPVYGAHLRVRDSEGSPSTVCLLVPEHERAVLQSPFRGGGEQGGLERQGGETRGGAQSFDTFLGSPAPDDLDSLLQRTVERARDMLDGDAAYLLLATDDETELEVRASCGLPSGRQRFARVPVESGAGRYGSARLPAVHDDLTTQAGLVPLLSGTGLRSVVTVPLKVEGRLTGSLGVAAQAPEQYRNEDAMRLQFAADRIALAVESARLTELERLRRGSLSFLVEASDLLAGTLERDQTLALMAQMTVPTLASWCAVYTISEQSPPELAFVLHEDEDQIDGLRALLAQIPPPEPLNLPGARSWRAPAVAAHDAAMRVSLRSLAREGTSRPTPGSGPATALATAATVGGETVVLPLVARNRVIGMLTLGKAADEKFRREILELAEDLSRRAALALDNARLYSERTAISRALQRSLLPPEMPRIPGLEVEVVYRAAGEGNEVGGDFYDVFPIRPGSYGFAIGDVCGTGPEAAAVTGLARHSLRLLAREGLSAPEVLKRLNAAILDEGTRSRFLTLLYGELTPRQDGSVEVRSVCAGHPLPLRLRPDGTVTAAAEPQPLLGVLEDLDLYEETFVLEPGDVLLCVTDGVTERREGTRMLGDDGLADVLAACTGLTAGAVAARVLRAVERFAPEPASDDMAILALRVPQPRSA, from the coding sequence GTGGTCACCGCGCGGGCAACCGCCACGTTCGAGCCGGTCGGCCGCTCCGTGGCGTCCGCACGCGCCTTCGTCCGCGACACCCTCCAGGGCTGGGGGTTCAACGAGGTCGTCGACGACGCGGTGGTCCTGGCCAGCGAATTGGTCACCAACGCGGTCGTGCACGCCGGGACGGCGGCCGAGGTGCTGTGCCTGCGCCACGAGCACTCGGTCCGGATCGAGGTCGCCGACCGCTACCCGCACCGGGTGCTGCCGGTGTTCGACGGCGCCTTCTACGGCACCGTCCCGGACCCCGGCTGCGAGCCGCAGGAACCGACCGTCCCCGCGCCCTCCCGGGCCTCGGGCTCCGGCGCACCGGCCGCCGGGCACGCCGGTCTCCAGGAGCTGCACGCCGTCCCCGGGCTCCCCGGCGTCCGCGACGGGGCGGCACTCGAACAGCGCCTCCTCGAAGCCGGCGGCTACGAGCCCAGCCACGCCGACCTGGAACGCGAGGGCGGACGCGGCCTGCTGCTGTGCGCCACCCTCGCCTCCACCTGGGGCGTCGACTACACCCCCACCCGGAAGCGGGTCTGGTACCAGCTCGACCTGCCCGCCCGCGCGGCGGGCACCCGCTTCGCCGGACCGCTGACCCCCGACGAACTGCTCCCCGCCACCGACTCCGGGGTCCGGGTGGCGGTGGTCCAGATCGACGCGGACAGCCGGATCATCGGCTGGAACGCCGACGCCGAGGCGCTGTTCTCGCTGCCCGCCGCCAAGGCCCTGGGCCAGCCCTTCGGCGCGTTCGCGGCCTGGCCGCAGACACCGGGCACCGGGCTCGGCCTGGAGGAGGCGCTCCGGCTGTCCCGCTGGGAGGGCAGCTACGGGCTGCGCGGCGGCGACGGCCGGGTACTGCCCGTCTACGGGGCGCACCTGCGGGTACGGGACAGCGAGGGCTCGCCCTCCACCGTCTGTCTGCTGGTCCCGGAGCACGAGCGCGCCGTGCTCCAGTCCCCGTTCCGGGGCGGCGGCGAGCAGGGCGGACTGGAACGACAGGGCGGCGAGACCCGCGGCGGCGCCCAGTCCTTCGACACCTTCCTCGGCTCGCCCGCCCCCGACGACCTGGACAGCCTGCTCCAGCGCACCGTGGAACGCGCCCGCGACATGCTCGACGGCGACGCCGCCTACCTGCTGCTCGCCACCGACGACGAAACCGAACTGGAGGTGCGCGCCAGCTGCGGCCTGCCCTCCGGGCGCCAGCGCTTCGCCCGGGTCCCGGTCGAGTCCGGCGCCGGACGCTACGGCTCGGCCCGGCTGCCGGCCGTCCACGACGACCTGACCACCCAGGCCGGACTGGTCCCGCTGCTCAGCGGCACCGGGCTGCGCTCGGTGGTCACCGTGCCGCTCAAGGTCGAGGGCCGGCTCACCGGCTCGCTCGGGGTCGCCGCCCAGGCCCCGGAGCAGTACCGCAACGAGGACGCGATGCGGCTCCAGTTCGCCGCCGACCGGATCGCGCTGGCCGTCGAGAGCGCCCGGCTGACCGAGCTGGAGCGGCTCCGTCGAGGCTCACTGTCGTTCCTGGTCGAGGCCTCCGACCTGCTCGCCGGCACGCTGGAGCGCGACCAGACGCTGGCGCTGATGGCCCAGATGACCGTGCCGACGCTGGCCTCCTGGTGCGCCGTCTACACCATCTCCGAGCAGTCCCCGCCGGAGCTGGCCTTCGTCCTGCACGAGGACGAGGACCAGATCGACGGCCTGCGGGCACTGCTGGCGCAGATCCCGCCGCCGGAGCCGCTGAACCTGCCCGGCGCGCGGAGCTGGCGCGCGCCCGCGGTCGCGGCGCACGACGCGGCGATGCGGGTCTCCCTGCGCAGCCTCGCCCGCGAGGGCACCAGTCGGCCGACCCCGGGCTCCGGACCGGCCACCGCACTGGCCACCGCCGCCACCGTCGGCGGCGAGACCGTGGTGCTGCCGCTGGTCGCCCGCAACCGGGTCATCGGGATGCTGACGCTCGGCAAGGCCGCCGATGAGAAGTTCCGCCGGGAGATCCTGGAACTCGCCGAGGACCTCTCCCGCCGGGCCGCCCTGGCCCTGGACAACGCCCGGCTCTACTCCGAGCGCACCGCCATCAGCCGCGCCCTCCAGCGCAGCCTGCTGCCGCCGGAGATGCCCCGGATCCCCGGCCTGGAGGTCGAGGTGGTCTACCGCGCCGCCGGCGAGGGCAACGAGGTCGGCGGCGACTTCTACGACGTCTTCCCGATCCGCCCCGGCAGCTACGGCTTCGCCATCGGCGACGTCTGCGGCACCGGTCCGGAGGCGGCGGCGGTCACCGGCCTCGCCCGGCACTCGCTCCGGCTGCTCGCCCGCGAGGGCCTGTCCGCCCCCGAGGTGCTGAAGCGGCTCAACGCCGCCATCCTCGACGAGGGCACCCGCAGCCGGTTCCTGACACTGCTCTACGGAGAGTTGACGCCACGTCAGGACGGTTCGGTGGAGGTCAGGTCGGTCTGCGCCGGGCACCCGCTGCCGCTCCGGCTGCGCCCGGACGGCACGGTCACCGCCGCCGCCGAGCCGCAGCCGCTGCTCGGCGTGCTGGAGGACCTCGACCTCTACGAGGAGACCTTCGTCCTGGAGCCGGGCGACGTCCTGCTCTGCGTGACCGACGGCGTCACCGAGCGCCGCGAGGGCACCCGGATGCTCGGCGACGACGGGCTCGCCGACGTCCTCGCCGCCTGCACCGGCCTGACGGCCGGCGCGGTCGCGGCCCGGGTGCTGCGCGCGGTCGAGCGCTTCGCGCCGGAGCCGGCCTCCGACGACATGGCCATCCTCGCGCTGCGGGTACCGCAGCCGCGGTCCGCCTGA